One Vibrio sp. 16 genomic window carries:
- the frr gene encoding ribosome recycling factor: MINEIKQDAQERMEKSVEALKNNLSKVRTGRAHPSLLAGISVEYYGAPTPLNQVANVVAEDARTLAITVFDKELTQKVEKAIMMSDLGLNPMSAGTIIRVPLPPLTEERRKDLVKIVRGEAEGGRVAIRNIRRDANGELKALLKDKEISEDEDRKGQEEIQKLTDAAVKQVDEVLAAKEKELMEV; encoded by the coding sequence GTGATTAACGAAATCAAACAAGACGCTCAAGAGCGCATGGAAAAAAGCGTAGAAGCGCTAAAGAACAACCTATCTAAAGTTCGTACAGGTCGTGCACACCCAAGTCTATTGGCTGGTATTTCAGTTGAGTACTACGGTGCACCAACTCCTCTAAATCAAGTTGCTAACGTAGTAGCAGAAGACGCACGTACACTAGCAATCACAGTATTCGATAAAGAGCTGACTCAGAAAGTTGAGAAAGCGATCATGATGTCTGACCTAGGCCTGAACCCTATGTCTGCGGGTACTATCATTCGCGTTCCCCTTCCACCGCTAACAGAAGAGCGTCGTAAAGACCTTGTTAAGATTGTTCGTGGCGAAGCAGAAGGTGGTCGTGTTGCTATTCGTAACATCCGTCGTGACGCAAATGGCGAGCTAAAAGCACTGCTAAAAGACAAAGAAATCTCTGAAGATGAAGATCGTAAAGGTCAAGAAGAGATCCAAAAGCTAACGGATGCTGCTGTTAAGCAAGTCGACGAAGTGCTAGCAGCAAAAGAAAAAGAGTTGATGGAAGTCTAA
- the map gene encoding type I methionyl aminopeptidase codes for MSIKIKTAEEIERMRLAGALAAEILEMIEPHIKEGVTTDELNQICHDYGIEKGAYSAPLDYHGFPKSICTSINHIVCHGIPASQDEVGSNGQLKPAVLKNGDIINVDITVIIPNEEGADLSVRPDGYHGDTSKMFFVGDVSPADKRLCMVTQEALYVGMRKVKPGATVGDIGTAIEKYIKENNKKNPRNKFSIVKDFCGHGIGNEFHEEPQIVHYKNNDRRVLKEGMCFTIEPMINAGKFGVTVDAEDDWTVYTGDGKKSAQYEHTILVTSTGCEVLTLRSDDTIPRMMNNA; via the coding sequence ATGTCAATCAAGATTAAAACAGCTGAAGAAATCGAACGTATGCGACTAGCGGGCGCGTTGGCCGCTGAGATCCTAGAGATGATTGAACCTCATATTAAAGAAGGGGTTACGACAGACGAGTTAAACCAAATCTGTCACGATTATGGGATTGAAAAAGGCGCGTACTCTGCACCTCTTGATTACCACGGGTTTCCTAAGTCTATTTGTACATCCATCAACCACATTGTGTGTCATGGTATCCCGGCATCTCAAGATGAAGTGGGTAGCAACGGTCAATTGAAGCCAGCGGTACTTAAAAACGGTGACATTATCAACGTCGATATCACAGTGATTATCCCAAATGAAGAAGGCGCAGATCTTAGCGTTCGTCCAGATGGTTATCACGGTGACACATCTAAAATGTTCTTCGTTGGCGATGTTTCTCCTGCGGACAAACGCCTTTGCATGGTGACTCAAGAAGCACTCTACGTCGGTATGCGTAAAGTGAAGCCGGGCGCAACAGTGGGCGATATTGGTACCGCTATCGAGAAGTACATCAAAGAGAACAACAAGAAGAACCCACGCAACAAGTTCTCGATTGTTAAAGACTTCTGTGGTCACGGTATCGGTAATGAGTTCCATGAAGAGCCGCAAATCGTCCACTACAAAAACAACGATCGCCGCGTATTGAAAGAAGGCATGTGTTTCACTATCGAACCAATGATTAATGCGGGTAAGTTTGGTGTTACGGTTGATGCTGAAGACGATTGGACTGTGTACACAGGCGACGGTAAGAAGTCAGCTCAGTACGAACACACCATTTTGGTGACCAGTACTGGCTGCGAGGTGCTCACACTGCGTAGCGACGACACAATCCCGCGTATGATGAACAACGCTTAA
- the rpsB gene encoding 30S ribosomal protein S2, producing MATVSMRDMLKAGVHFGHQTRYWNPKMKPFIFGARNRVHIINLEKTVPMFNEALAELAKVGEKKGKVLFVGTKRAASEAVKEAAIASNQYYVNNRWLGGMLTNYKTVRQSIKRLKDLEAQSQDGTFDKLTKKEALMRTREMEKLEKSLGGIKDMGGLPDALFVIDADHEHIAIKEANNLGIPVYAVVDTNSNPDGVDYIIPGNDDAIRAVQLYLNAAAASVTEGRNKDVAVVAEKDVFVEAE from the coding sequence ATGGCAACTGTATCAATGCGCGATATGCTGAAAGCTGGTGTTCACTTCGGTCACCAAACTCGTTACTGGAACCCAAAAATGAAGCCATTCATCTTTGGTGCTCGTAACCGCGTTCACATCATCAACCTAGAAAAAACTGTACCAATGTTCAACGAAGCTCTAGCTGAACTAGCTAAAGTTGGCGAGAAGAAAGGTAAAGTTCTATTCGTAGGTACTAAGCGCGCTGCATCTGAAGCTGTTAAAGAAGCTGCTATCGCAAGCAACCAGTACTACGTAAACAACCGCTGGTTAGGCGGTATGCTTACAAACTACAAAACTGTTCGTCAGTCAATCAAGCGTCTAAAAGATCTTGAAGCTCAGTCTCAAGACGGTACTTTTGACAAACTAACTAAGAAAGAAGCTCTAATGCGTACTCGTGAAATGGAGAAGCTAGAGAAATCTCTTGGTGGTATCAAAGACATGGGCGGCCTACCAGACGCTCTATTCGTAATCGACGCTGACCACGAGCACATTGCGATTAAAGAAGCAAACAACCTAGGTATTCCAGTTTACGCTGTAGTAGATACTAACTCTAACCCAGACGGCGTTGACTACATCATCCCAGGTAACGACGACGCAATCCGCGCAGTACAACTATACCTAAACGCTGCGGCAGCTTCAGTAACTGAAGGCCGTAACAAAGACGTAGCTGTTGTTGCTGAAAAAGACGTTTTCGTAGAAGCTGAATAA
- a CDS encoding polyprenyl diphosphate synthase encodes MQNSHLSPDVLPQHIAIIMDGNGRWAKAQGKPRVFGHKNGVAAVRKAISTSAKLGIKAITLFAFSSENWRRPEEEVGVLMELFITVLSTEIKKLHKNNLRLRVIGDTARFNDRLRKKIAQAEELTANNTGMVVNIAANYGGKWDIMQATKALANKVANGELQADEITEEMMTQHLTMSDLPEVDLMIRTSGECRISNFMLWQMAYAEMYFTPIYWPEFDENSLVEAVTWFVNRERRFGCTGEQIKALMESE; translated from the coding sequence ATGCAAAACTCACATCTCTCTCCAGACGTTCTTCCTCAACATATTGCAATTATCATGGACGGCAATGGCCGTTGGGCTAAAGCGCAAGGTAAACCTCGCGTGTTTGGTCATAAAAATGGTGTTGCTGCTGTTAGAAAAGCGATTTCTACTTCCGCCAAACTCGGCATTAAAGCGATCACTTTATTTGCTTTCAGCAGTGAAAACTGGCGTCGCCCTGAAGAAGAAGTGGGAGTATTGATGGAGCTGTTTATCACGGTTCTTTCAACCGAGATTAAGAAGTTGCACAAAAATAACCTTCGGCTCCGAGTTATCGGCGATACGGCGCGTTTCAATGATAGGTTACGGAAGAAAATTGCTCAGGCAGAAGAGTTGACAGCGAATAATACTGGCATGGTGGTGAACATCGCCGCGAACTACGGTGGTAAGTGGGACATCATGCAAGCGACAAAGGCTCTGGCTAATAAAGTCGCAAACGGCGAATTACAAGCGGACGAGATTACTGAGGAAATGATGACTCAGCATTTAACCATGTCCGATTTGCCTGAAGTTGATCTCATGATTCGTACCAGTGGTGAGTGTCGAATCAGTAACTTCATGCTCTGGCAGATGGCCTACGCAGAAATGTATTTTACGCCTATCTATTGGCCAGAATTCGATGAAAATAGCTTAGTTGAAGCAGTGACTTGGTTTGTTAATCGAGAAAGAAGATTCGGTTGTACCGGTGAACAAATCAAGGCATTGATGGAAAGCGAATAA
- the tsf gene encoding translation elongation factor Ts, whose protein sequence is MAVTAALVKELRERTGAGMMECKKALVEANADIELAIENMRKSGAAKAAKKAGNVAAEGAIIIKEDNGVAVLLEVNCQTDFVAKDGNFTAFAEKVAEAALASKATVEELVAQFEEERVALVAKIGENINIRRVAYVEGTAISSYRHGEKIGVVVAGEGDAETLKHVAMHVAASKPEYVNPEDVPADVVAKEKEVQVEIAMNEGKPAEIAEKMVVGRMKKFTGEISLTGQAFIMEPKKSVGEMLKEKGASVSTFVRLEVGEGIEKAEEMSFAEEVAAAQKG, encoded by the coding sequence ATGGCTGTTACTGCTGCTCTAGTTAAAGAACTGCGCGAACGTACTGGCGCAGGTATGATGGAATGTAAGAAAGCGCTTGTTGAAGCAAACGCTGACATCGAACTAGCAATCGAAAACATGCGTAAATCAGGTGCTGCTAAAGCTGCTAAGAAAGCAGGTAACGTAGCGGCTGAAGGCGCAATCATCATCAAAGAAGACAACGGTGTTGCTGTTCTTCTTGAAGTTAACTGCCAAACTGACTTCGTTGCTAAAGATGGTAACTTCACTGCATTCGCAGAGAAAGTTGCAGAAGCTGCTCTAGCTTCTAAAGCTACTGTTGAAGAGCTAGTTGCTCAGTTCGAAGAAGAGCGTGTTGCTCTTGTTGCGAAAATCGGCGAAAACATCAACATCCGTCGCGTTGCTTACGTTGAAGGTACTGCAATCTCTTCTTACCGTCACGGCGAGAAAATCGGTGTAGTTGTTGCTGGCGAAGGCGATGCAGAAACTCTTAAGCACGTTGCAATGCACGTTGCTGCTTCTAAGCCAGAGTACGTTAACCCAGAAGACGTACCAGCTGACGTAGTTGCTAAAGAGAAAGAAGTTCAAGTTGAAATCGCTATGAACGAAGGCAAGCCTGCTGAGATCGCAGAGAAGATGGTTGTTGGCCGCATGAAGAAATTCACAGGCGAAATCTCTCTAACTGGTCAAGCGTTCATCATGGAGCCTAAGAAATCTGTTGGCGAAATGCTGAAAGAAAAAGGCGCTTCAGTTTCTACATTCGTTCGCCTAGAAGTTGGTGAAGGTATCGAGAAAGCTGAAGAAATGAGCTTTGCTGAAGAAGTAGCTGCAGCTCAAAAAGGTTAA
- a CDS encoding phosphatidate cytidylyltransferase, translating to MKQRIITALILAPLVILGIFELSLPLFTIAIAAVMMIGYWEWTQFVEAKSRVLALIPAVLVSGLSLALVPFDAFSLNQIVEPHYAILAVGCVWWLVSSTLAITYPKSASLWQHSPVLRHLFGILTLLPFFWSVLLLRAEGIETDAYHGAKLVLYVCLIVWAADSGAYFAGKSMGKRKMAPNVSPNKTIEGLIGGIVTAIIVGWGAASWFDIEFTSPFIMIVITLITVVISVLGDLVESMFKRVSGIKDSSNIIPGHGGVLDRIDSLTAAFPVFAFLYFIF from the coding sequence TTGAAACAAAGAATAATAACAGCGCTCATCCTTGCTCCATTAGTGATTCTAGGAATTTTTGAGTTGTCGCTTCCCTTATTTACAATAGCGATTGCTGCGGTAATGATGATCGGTTACTGGGAGTGGACGCAATTTGTTGAAGCAAAATCTCGTGTTTTGGCGCTAATCCCAGCAGTATTGGTCAGCGGGCTGAGTCTAGCGCTTGTCCCTTTTGATGCTTTTAGTTTGAACCAAATCGTAGAGCCGCACTATGCCATCCTAGCGGTTGGGTGTGTGTGGTGGCTTGTGTCTAGTACTCTCGCGATCACATACCCGAAATCGGCTTCATTATGGCAACACTCTCCTGTGCTGCGTCATCTCTTCGGTATATTAACGCTTTTACCTTTCTTTTGGAGTGTACTGCTCCTTCGTGCCGAAGGGATTGAAACCGACGCTTATCACGGTGCTAAGTTAGTGCTTTACGTTTGTTTGATTGTCTGGGCTGCTGACAGCGGCGCTTACTTTGCTGGTAAGAGCATGGGTAAGCGCAAAATGGCGCCAAATGTCAGTCCCAACAAAACCATTGAGGGCTTGATTGGCGGGATTGTTACCGCAATTATCGTCGGATGGGGAGCGGCAAGCTGGTTTGATATTGAATTTACTAGCCCGTTTATCATGATCGTGATTACGCTGATTACCGTGGTGATTTCCGTTCTGGGTGATCTGGTTGAAAGTATGTTCAAGCGCGTCTCCGGGATAAAAGACAGCAGCAATATTATTCCCGGCCACGGTGGTGTGCTTGATCGCATTGACAGCCTCACAGCGGCATTTCCTGTTTTTGCATTTCTTTACTTCATTTTTTAG
- the bamA gene encoding outer membrane protein assembly factor BamA, giving the protein MAMKKILLATALATSMSANGAESFVVQDIQVEGLQRVTLGAALLKMPVRIGDAVDNEDISQIIRALYASGNFEDIKVLRQDNVLVVQVKERPTVSSISFSGNKAIKEEQLQQNLDASGVRVGEALDRTTLANIEKGLEDFYYSVGKYNANVKAVVTPLPRNRADLKFVFSEGVSAKIKQINFIGNDVFSDDELLGRFELNVDVAWWNFLSDDKYQKQVLAGDIEALKSYYLDRGYLKFKVDSTQVSISPDKKGVYITLGLEEGQPYSVKDVKFRGDRVVGEDELNDLISFEMGELYNGSAVTSLEENVKRLLGEAGYAYPQVRTISEFDDETQEVSLVVNIEAGKRIYVRDIRFVGNNSTKDEVLRREMRQMEGSWLNSKAIDTGKSRLNRLGFFETVDVQTVRVPGSEDQVDLVYSVKEANSGSVNFGIGYGTESGVSFQVGLQQDNFIGTGNRVGINAMMNDYQKNVSLDYRDPYWNLDGVSLGGKIFYNQFEAKEAGIVDYTNESYGASLTWGFPFDELNRFEFGVGYTHNKIGNVPTYDQAQLFAQSINQPDGDIITNDFDLNASWTRNNLNRGYFPTAGNYQRAFAKATVPSSDAQYFKLQYDVRHYIPLTKKHEFTLLMRGRLGYGNGYGQTDGNDNLFPFYENYYAGGFTSLRGFRSNTAGPKAVYTINSNPSFCSSSSCVNSTDDSVGGNAVALASLELIVPTPFASDEVRNQIRTSMFLDAASVWDTEFVYDETITDRYYMDYSDPTNYRASYGVALQWMSPMGPLVFSVAKPITIYEGDDEEFFTFTIGRTF; this is encoded by the coding sequence ATGGCGATGAAAAAGATTCTACTTGCCACAGCACTCGCAACAAGTATGAGTGCAAATGGTGCCGAAAGCTTTGTTGTCCAAGATATTCAAGTTGAAGGCTTGCAACGTGTGACACTTGGTGCTGCGTTGTTGAAAATGCCAGTCCGTATTGGCGATGCCGTCGACAATGAAGATATCTCGCAAATCATTCGAGCTCTCTACGCATCTGGCAACTTCGAAGACATTAAGGTTTTACGCCAAGACAACGTGCTCGTTGTTCAAGTAAAAGAGCGTCCTACCGTATCAAGTATCTCGTTCTCTGGTAACAAGGCGATCAAAGAAGAGCAACTGCAACAGAATCTAGATGCTTCTGGTGTCCGAGTTGGTGAAGCGCTTGACCGCACGACTTTGGCCAATATCGAGAAGGGTCTAGAAGATTTCTATTACAGTGTTGGTAAGTACAACGCGAACGTAAAAGCGGTGGTCACACCGCTCCCACGTAATCGTGCTGATTTAAAGTTTGTTTTCTCTGAGGGTGTTTCAGCCAAAATTAAGCAAATTAACTTCATTGGTAATGACGTCTTTTCTGACGATGAGCTACTTGGCCGCTTTGAGCTTAATGTGGATGTCGCTTGGTGGAACTTCCTATCCGATGACAAATACCAAAAGCAAGTTTTAGCTGGCGATATTGAAGCACTTAAGTCGTACTACTTAGACCGTGGCTACCTGAAATTTAAAGTTGATTCTACACAAGTCTCAATTTCCCCTGACAAAAAAGGGGTCTACATTACCTTAGGCTTGGAAGAAGGCCAGCCATACTCGGTCAAAGACGTGAAGTTCCGTGGTGACCGTGTTGTTGGTGAAGACGAGCTTAACGATCTCATTTCATTTGAGATGGGTGAACTCTACAACGGCTCAGCGGTGACGAGCTTAGAAGAGAACGTCAAACGTTTATTGGGTGAAGCTGGTTATGCTTACCCTCAAGTGCGCACCATTTCTGAGTTTGATGATGAGACTCAAGAAGTTTCTTTGGTGGTCAATATTGAAGCGGGTAAACGTATTTACGTGCGAGATATCCGTTTTGTGGGTAACAACTCGACCAAAGATGAAGTACTGCGCCGAGAAATGCGTCAGATGGAAGGCAGCTGGCTGAACTCTAAGGCGATTGATACTGGTAAGAGTCGACTAAATCGTCTCGGTTTCTTTGAAACGGTTGATGTACAAACTGTGCGTGTTCCGGGCAGCGAAGACCAAGTGGATTTAGTATACAGCGTAAAAGAGGCGAACTCAGGCAGCGTTAACTTCGGTATCGGCTACGGTACAGAATCTGGCGTGAGTTTCCAGGTTGGATTACAGCAGGACAACTTTATTGGTACTGGTAATCGTGTTGGTATTAACGCGATGATGAACGACTACCAAAAGAACGTGAGTTTGGACTATCGTGACCCTTACTGGAACCTTGATGGTGTCAGTCTTGGCGGTAAGATCTTCTACAACCAGTTTGAAGCGAAAGAAGCGGGTATCGTTGACTACACCAACGAAAGTTACGGCGCTAGTTTAACATGGGGCTTCCCATTCGATGAATTGAATCGCTTTGAGTTTGGTGTGGGTTATACCCATAACAAGATTGGTAACGTGCCGACTTATGACCAAGCGCAGCTGTTTGCTCAAAGTATTAATCAGCCAGATGGCGACATCATCACCAATGACTTTGACTTGAATGCGTCTTGGACACGAAACAACCTTAACCGAGGCTATTTCCCAACGGCGGGTAACTACCAACGTGCATTTGCTAAGGCAACAGTACCAAGCTCAGACGCTCAGTACTTCAAGCTACAGTATGACGTTAGACATTACATTCCGTTGACCAAAAAACACGAATTCACGTTACTTATGCGTGGTCGTTTAGGTTACGGTAATGGTTACGGCCAAACGGATGGTAACGACAACTTGTTCCCATTCTACGAAAACTACTACGCGGGTGGTTTCACCTCTCTTCGTGGCTTTAGATCGAATACCGCGGGACCAAAAGCGGTGTACACAATAAACAGCAATCCATCGTTCTGTAGTAGCTCATCGTGTGTCAACTCGACCGATGACTCAGTAGGTGGCAATGCGGTTGCTCTGGCGAGTCTTGAGCTGATTGTGCCGACGCCTTTTGCATCTGATGAAGTGCGTAACCAAATCCGCACCAGCATGTTCCTTGATGCGGCAAGCGTTTGGGACACAGAATTCGTCTATGATGAGACGATCACAGATCGTTACTACATGGACTACTCGGATCCAACCAACTACCGCGCATCATACGGTGTGGCGTTGCAATGGATGTCACCAATGGGACCTCTGGTCTTCTCAGTGGCGAAACCGATTACAATTTACGAAGGTGATGATGAAGAATTCTTCACTTTCACCATCGGCAGAACCTTCTAA
- the ispC gene encoding 1-deoxy-D-xylulose-5-phosphate reductoisomerase: protein MRKLTILGATGSIGASTFKVIEQNPELFSIVALAAGGNVEKMRELCLKWRPKYAVMASDSAALQLKQQLVALKIDTEVLSGIEAMCDVSSMDDVDTVMAAIVGAAGLLPTMAAVKAGKRVLLANKEALVMSGQLFIDAVKQSGAELMPVDSEHNAIFQCLPSDIQTNLGRCDLAQHGISNILLTGSGGPFRYSDIASLNSVTPEQAIAHPNWSMGPKISVDSATMMNKGLEYIEAKWLFNTTREQLKVLIHPQSVIHSMVQYKDGSVLAQMGEPDMATPIALTLSYPERVAAGVAPLDFTKVGELTFLEPDYNRYPCLKLAIDACYEGQHATTALNAANEIAVAAFLDRQLSFTDISVINQKVLSKVCADTHQSHCSDLESILEVDRMARYLATNWVSERKL, encoded by the coding sequence ATGCGTAAGCTAACAATATTAGGTGCAACTGGTTCGATCGGCGCGAGCACGTTTAAAGTCATCGAACAAAACCCCGAACTGTTTTCTATTGTCGCACTTGCGGCGGGAGGAAATGTTGAGAAAATGCGTGAGTTGTGCCTGAAATGGCGACCTAAGTATGCGGTGATGGCATCGGACTCGGCGGCTTTACAGCTCAAACAGCAGTTAGTGGCACTTAAAATTGATACTGAAGTGTTGTCAGGTATTGAGGCCATGTGCGACGTATCCTCGATGGATGACGTTGATACTGTAATGGCTGCGATTGTTGGTGCTGCGGGTCTGTTACCGACGATGGCGGCAGTCAAAGCGGGTAAGCGTGTGCTGCTTGCAAACAAAGAAGCCTTGGTGATGTCTGGACAGTTGTTTATCGATGCGGTTAAGCAGTCTGGCGCTGAGCTTATGCCTGTTGATAGCGAGCACAACGCAATCTTCCAATGCTTACCAAGTGATATCCAAACCAATCTTGGTCGCTGCGATTTAGCACAGCATGGTATCTCAAACATTCTGTTAACCGGTTCTGGTGGGCCTTTCCGTTACAGTGATATCGCATCACTGAACTCAGTCACTCCTGAACAAGCCATAGCTCACCCTAACTGGTCGATGGGGCCAAAAATTTCAGTCGACTCGGCGACCATGATGAACAAAGGTCTTGAGTACATTGAAGCGAAGTGGCTGTTTAACACCACTCGAGAACAATTAAAGGTATTGATTCATCCTCAATCTGTTATCCATTCGATGGTGCAGTACAAAGATGGCTCAGTATTGGCGCAGATGGGCGAACCAGATATGGCGACGCCGATTGCGCTGACCCTGTCTTACCCTGAACGTGTTGCGGCGGGTGTGGCTCCGCTAGACTTTACTAAAGTTGGCGAGCTCACTTTCTTAGAACCTGATTACAACCGCTATCCATGTTTAAAACTCGCTATCGACGCCTGCTACGAAGGTCAGCATGCAACAACGGCACTGAATGCGGCAAATGAAATCGCGGTGGCTGCGTTCCTCGATAGACAGTTGTCATTTACAGACATATCGGTCATTAACCAGAAGGTTTTGTCAAAAGTCTGTGCTGATACCCATCAGTCGCACTGTAGTGACTTGGAAAGCATACTTGAGGTCGATAGAATGGCGAGATATTTAGCAACCAACTGGGTTAGTGAGCGTAAGCTATGA
- the rseP gene encoding sigma E protease regulator RseP: protein MTGILWNFVSFIVALGILVAVHEFGHFWVARRCGVRVEKFSIGFGKAIWSKVGKDGTEYSVSMIPLGGYVKMLDGRVDEVSDADQRFAFDKKPLWKRSAIVAAGPVFNFLFAIIAYWLVFMIGVPAVKPVVGQVTPYSIAAQAGLEQGMELKSVSGVKTADWESVNMGLIAHIGDERLTMTVAPSDGVGVEQTLSFDLTEWNFDPEKQSAMSALGFVPFTPEISTKLINVTQGSAGERAGLKVGDTLLAIDGVAITDWQQVVDAIQQHPNASLPLQVERDGERVSLTIIPDSREMKGKGEVGFAGIAPEVAEWPESYRFDLQFGVIESVGKAVEKTGQVIDLTISMLKKLIVGDVGLNNLSGPISIAKGAGTTADYGLVYFLGFLALISVNLGIINLVPLPMLDGGHLLFFAIEAVIRRPVPEKIQEMGYRVGGAIIFSLMAVAIFNDFARL from the coding sequence ATGACAGGTATTTTGTGGAACTTCGTATCCTTTATTGTTGCGCTGGGAATATTAGTCGCTGTCCATGAGTTCGGCCATTTCTGGGTTGCTCGCCGCTGTGGTGTAAGAGTCGAAAAATTCTCCATTGGCTTTGGTAAGGCCATTTGGAGCAAAGTAGGAAAAGATGGCACAGAATACAGCGTCTCGATGATTCCACTGGGTGGCTACGTCAAGATGCTCGACGGGCGTGTCGATGAAGTCTCTGACGCCGACCAACGTTTTGCTTTTGATAAAAAGCCACTTTGGAAGCGCAGTGCGATTGTCGCTGCAGGCCCTGTGTTCAACTTCTTATTTGCCATTATCGCCTACTGGCTTGTGTTTATGATCGGCGTTCCGGCGGTCAAGCCCGTTGTCGGCCAGGTTACCCCTTATTCTATTGCTGCCCAAGCAGGGTTGGAACAGGGAATGGAACTTAAATCCGTTTCTGGCGTCAAAACCGCAGATTGGGAATCGGTCAACATGGGGTTGATTGCTCATATTGGTGATGAACGTCTGACGATGACGGTTGCCCCTTCCGACGGCGTCGGCGTTGAGCAAACCCTCTCTTTTGATCTTACCGAGTGGAACTTTGACCCTGAAAAACAGTCTGCTATGTCAGCGCTTGGCTTTGTTCCTTTTACGCCAGAGATTTCAACCAAGCTTATCAATGTGACGCAAGGCAGCGCTGGTGAGCGTGCTGGATTAAAAGTCGGAGATACTCTGCTCGCGATTGACGGTGTCGCCATCACAGATTGGCAGCAAGTCGTTGATGCGATTCAGCAGCATCCGAATGCTTCACTGCCGCTTCAAGTTGAACGCGATGGTGAGCGTGTCTCCCTGACTATCATTCCAGACAGTCGTGAGATGAAAGGTAAAGGCGAAGTCGGTTTTGCTGGAATCGCCCCAGAGGTCGCAGAATGGCCGGAAAGTTATCGCTTCGACTTACAATTTGGTGTAATTGAATCAGTCGGGAAAGCGGTTGAAAAAACCGGACAAGTGATTGATCTGACCATCAGCATGTTGAAAAAGCTGATTGTTGGCGATGTAGGACTTAACAACTTAAGTGGACCCATTTCAATAGCGAAAGGGGCAGGGACGACCGCCGATTATGGCTTGGTTTACTTCCTTGGTTTCCTTGCTCTTATTAGTGTCAACTTAGGGATAATTAACCTTGTGCCGTTACCTATGTTAGATGGCGGACATCTATTGTTTTTTGCTATTGAGGCTGTAATAAGACGCCCAGTCCCTGAGAAAATTCAGGAAATGGGGTACCGTGTAGGCGGAGCAATTATCTTCTCTCTTATGGCAGTGGCAATTTTCAATGATTTTGCTCGTCTCTAA
- the pyrH gene encoding UMP kinase, giving the protein MTTNPKPAYQRILLKLSGEALQGEDGFGIDPAVLDRMAQEVKELVELGVQVGVVIGGGNLFRGAGLAEAGMNRVVGDHMGMLATVMNGLAMRDALHRAYVNARVMSAIPLKGVCDDYNWADAIRELRQGRVVIFSAGTGNPFFTTDSAACLRGIEIEADVVLKATKVDGVFTADPVANPDAELYDKLSFNAVLEKELKVMDLAAFTLARDHKMPIRVFNMNKPGALRRVVMGEAEGTLISDAE; this is encoded by the coding sequence ATGACAACTAACCCTAAACCAGCGTATCAACGTATTCTGTTAAAACTGAGTGGTGAAGCTCTTCAAGGTGAAGACGGCTTTGGCATCGATCCAGCGGTACTTGACCGTATGGCACAAGAAGTAAAAGAGCTGGTTGAGCTTGGTGTTCAAGTTGGTGTGGTTATCGGTGGTGGTAACCTTTTCCGTGGTGCAGGTCTTGCGGAAGCGGGCATGAACCGCGTAGTCGGCGACCACATGGGTATGCTAGCAACAGTAATGAACGGCCTAGCGATGCGTGATGCTCTGCACCGTGCTTACGTGAATGCTCGTGTGATGTCTGCTATTCCTCTAAAAGGTGTATGTGACGATTACAACTGGGCAGATGCGATTCGCGAACTGCGCCAAGGCCGTGTTGTTATCTTCTCTGCTGGTACAGGTAACCCATTCTTTACAACCGATTCTGCGGCATGTTTACGCGGTATCGAAATCGAAGCTGACGTAGTTCTAAAAGCAACAAAAGTAGATGGCGTATTTACGGCTGACCCAGTAGCAAACCCAGACGCAGAGCTGTATGATAAGCTTTCATTTAACGCAGTTCTTGAAAAAGAACTGAAAGTAATGGATTTGGCAGCATTCACATTGGCTCGTGACCACAAAATGCCAATTCGCGTATTCAATATGAATAAACCAGGCGCACTACGTCGCGTGGTTATGGGTGAAGCAGAAGGCACGCTAATCAGCGACGCAGAGTAA